The genome window TGCTCAAGGAAGGCGAAGCGGCCGCCTTCGAGCTGGGCTTGTACGACGTGCACCCGGAGGCCCTGCGGCTGATGGGACGGCTGAAGTTCCGCACCTCGTACGGCCAGAACGTGCTCAATCACTCGAAGGAGGTCGCCTACCTCGCCGGCATCATGGCCAAGGAGGTCGGCGTCAACGCGCACGTGTGCGTCCGCGCCGCGTTCCTCCACGACATCGGCAAAGCGATCGACCGCGACCTGCAGGGCACGCACCTCGAGCTTGGCGTGGACTTCCTCCGCAAGCACGGGGAGGCCGAGCCTGTCGTGATGGCGGTGGCGGCGCACCACCTGGACATCGACTGGCCGTCGCTCGAAGCGATGATCGTCCAGTCGGCCGATGCGATCTCGGCGGCCCGGCCGGGCGCGCGGCGCGACATCCTCGAGTCCTACGTCAAGCGCCTCGAGAAGCTCGAAGGCATCGCCGACTCGTTTCCCGGCGTCACCAAGGCGTTCGCGCTCCAGGCCGGCCGGGAGATCCGGATCATGGTGGAAAGCGAGAAGGTCTCGGACGAGGAGACCGTCTGGCTTTCGAAGGACATCGCCAAGCGGATCGAGAACGAGCTCGAGTACCCCGGTCAGATCAAGGTCACGGTGATCCGGGAAACACGCGCGGTGGAGTACGCGCGCTGACCACTCGTGACCGGCGAGCGCGACCTCATCTCGCGAATCCGTGCACGCCTCCCCGCGGATCCGTCCTGGGTCCGCGTCGGCATCGGCGACGATGCGGCGGTGGTGGAGGCGGAGCGGAACACGCTCGACGTCCTGACCACCGATACGCTGGTCGAAGGCGTGCACTGGGACCCGCGGTTCTGCTCGCCGTCGGATGTCGGGCACAAAGCGCTCGCGGTTAATCTCAGCGACCTCGCCGCGATGGGGGCGCAGCCGCGCACCGCGCTCCTCTCCCTCTCGGTGACGCGTGCGTGGGCGGAACGGGATGCGGACGCATTCATCGAGGGGCTGGCGGACGAAGCGCGCGCGCACGGCGTGGCGGTTGTCGGCGGGAACGTCGCCGCCACGCCAGGCCCGATCGCCATCACGGTGACGATGACGGGGGCCGCGCGCCCCCGGCGCGTGCTGACCCGGAGCGGCGGGCGCGCCGGGGATGAGCTGTACGTCACGGGCTCGATCGGCGCCGCGCTCGCCGGACTGCGATGGTTGCAGGCGCACCCGACGCTGGGCGACATCGACGCCGGGCACGACACCTCCTCCGCTCTCGCCGAGTGCGTGCGCCGGTATCGGCGCCCCGAGGCACGAGTCCGGGCGGGCCGGCTGCTCGCCTCGAACCGGGTGGCCACGGCCTGCATGGACTTGAGCGACGGGCTCGCAGACGCGGTCCGCCAGGTGGCGCAGGCCTCGGGCACAGGCGCGCGAATCGACGGCACCCTGCTCCCCATACCGGAAGCGGCCGCCACGCTGTTCGCGCGCCGCGGCGACGACCCGGTGCGGACCGCCGTCGAAGGCGGCGATGACTACGAGCTGCTCGTCGCCGTTCCCCGCTCACGACGCCGGGCGCTCGACGCGGTCCGGCGCCTCGCACGGGGGCTGCCCATCACCCGCATCGGCGAGCTGACCAAGGCGCCGGCGCTCGTCCTCGCCAGACAGGCGGGCGAAGAGCCGCTTCCGGTGGGGTTCGCCCACTTCTGAGCCGTGATTCACCTGACCAAGGCGGCGATCCGCCGCGCCCTCGAGCGCCTGCTGCACACGCACGACACCCCGCGGAGGACCGCCGCCGCCTACGCGCTCGGTGTGTTCTGGGGATATTCACCCGTGCTGGGGCTCCACACAATCCTCGGGCTGATTACCGGGTTCGCCCTGGGACTGAACCGCGTCGCTGTCCTCCTCGGGATCTATTCAAACCTGCCGTGGACCCTCGCGCCCTACTACACCGTCGCCACCCTGGGAGGAGCCGCGCTGCTCGGCGCCGATGTCCCGCCAGGAATCCTCGCCGAATTCAAGGCCGCGCTGGACGGCTTTTCGCTCCGGGAACTGGGCCAGCTGCTGAAGCTGCTCGAGCCGCTGTTCTGGAGCTATGTGGTCGGATCGACAATTGGCGCCCTTCTGGCGGCCGCGATTGCCTACCGCGTCTCGCTCGCCTTCATCGAGAGCTACCGCGCCCACGTGAGCCAACACCGGCACGATAATTAGGTCATAAGACCTATATAAAGTTTGCCCGGATGGGCCGTTGGGTTATGATCCTCCTCTCTCCGGCCGGAGAGCCTATGTTCTTGACCCGCTCTATCCGGCGCAAGCTCATCGCAACTGCCTCTGTGGCAGTGGGTTTCGTTTTCCTCTACGAGGTGACGATCCTGGATTCGCGCTACGCGGCGCGGCAGGCGGAGCTGCGCGAAGCGACGGCCGCCCCCGCTCCGGGGGCGCGCCTGCGGTTCAGCGCCACGGCGTACTGCAAGGGCGTGACGACGCAGTCGGGCGTGAAGGTGAGGAGCGGGATCGCGGCGGCGGACCCGGAACTGCTGCCGGTCGGCTCCGTTGTCCAGATTGACGGGCTCCCGGAGCAA of Acidobacteriota bacterium contains these proteins:
- a CDS encoding DUF2062 domain-containing protein, whose product is MIHLTKAAIRRALERLLHTHDTPRRTAAAYALGVFWGYSPVLGLHTILGLITGFALGLNRVAVLLGIYSNLPWTLAPYYTVATLGGAALLGADVPPGILAEFKAALDGFSLRELGQLLKLLEPLFWSYVVGSTIGALLAAAIAYRVSLAFIESYRAHVSQHRHDN
- the thiL gene encoding thiamine-phosphate kinase, whose product is MTGERDLISRIRARLPADPSWVRVGIGDDAAVVEAERNTLDVLTTDTLVEGVHWDPRFCSPSDVGHKALAVNLSDLAAMGAQPRTALLSLSVTRAWAERDADAFIEGLADEARAHGVAVVGGNVAATPGPIAITVTMTGAARPRRVLTRSGGRAGDELYVTGSIGAALAGLRWLQAHPTLGDIDAGHDTSSALAECVRRYRRPEARVRAGRLLASNRVATACMDLSDGLADAVRQVAQASGTGARIDGTLLPIPEAAATLFARRGDDPVRTAVEGGDDYELLVAVPRSRRRALDAVRRLARGLPITRIGELTKAPALVLARQAGEEPLPVGFAHF